From Sulfuracidifex tepidarius, one genomic window encodes:
- a CDS encoding CBS domain-containing protein — MDVGELIKREPVKVAPDSSIREACVIMKREGVGSLLVESGGNPVGFFTERDVINAIANGISLDEKVSSVMTQGVVTIQADKDVSEAILLMNNEGIRHLVVVDGQGKVIGVISMREAAWALNSMTLDSSVW; from the coding sequence ATGGACGTAGGAGAACTTATAAAGAGAGAACCGGTTAAGGTCGCTCCTGATTCTTCTATAAGGGAAGCATGCGTAATCATGAAGAGGGAAGGAGTAGGTTCTTTGCTCGTAGAGTCCGGTGGGAACCCCGTGGGGTTCTTCACAGAAAGAGACGTGATAAACGCTATAGCGAACGGTATTTCGCTTGACGAGAAGGTCTCCTCAGTGATGACACAGGGAGTGGTTACGATACAAGCAGACAAGGACGTGTCGGAGGCAATTCTGCTCATGAATAACGAAGGGATAAGACACTTAGTGGTCGTGGACGGACAAGGAAAAGTGATAGGCGTGATCTCCATGAGGGAAGCAGCTTGGGCCCTGAACTCCATGACGCTCGACTCTTCGGTTTGGTGA
- a CDS encoding DUF5752 family protein, whose translation MDIYSYGKGIPFVFQGAYYPKKYSKLKATNLVQLADGIAKADKYSIFYHMFHPIFTSHLVTEDLPNDFAVWIDQSLGLRELAEKVADLPGAEPKTAEDVRKDLFNVISSYKSVREGLREFVFVSCYPIVYDTGKRASTLAEFLDTLATVDPRSVVWHFVSKRILGMSPKNDFSLWLEENFGLKDLSSKLSSIDPQTYTSEEKLREDLIENLEEELL comes from the coding sequence ATGGATATCTACAGCTACGGTAAGGGTATACCCTTCGTTTTTCAAGGTGCTTATTACCCGAAGAAATACTCCAAATTGAAGGCAACTAACCTGGTTCAGTTAGCTGACGGAATAGCTAAAGCTGATAAGTACTCGATCTTCTACCACATGTTCCATCCTATATTCACATCGCACCTCGTTACAGAAGACCTACCTAACGACTTCGCAGTTTGGATAGACCAATCACTGGGACTTAGGGAACTTGCTGAGAAAGTGGCTGACTTACCAGGAGCTGAACCGAAGACAGCTGAGGACGTCAGGAAGGACCTCTTCAACGTCATCAGCTCATACAAGAGTGTGAGGGAAGGCCTTAGGGAGTTCGTCTTCGTATCGTGCTATCCCATAGTTTACGATACTGGAAAGAGAGCATCTACCCTGGCTGAGTTCCTGGACACGTTAGCTACTGTAGACCCTAGGTCTGTGGTGTGGCATTTCGTGTCGAAGAGGATCCTCGGGATGAGTCCTAAGAACGACTTCTCTTTGTGGCTGGAGGAGAACTTCGGGCTCAAGGACTTGTCCTCTAAGTTGTCCTCTATAGACCCCCAGACGTACACCAGCGAGGAGAAGCTCAGGGAAGACCTGATAGAGAACCTAGAGGAGGAGTTGCTATGA